A window of the Streptomyces luomodiensis genome harbors these coding sequences:
- a CDS encoding glycerol dehydrogenase has protein sequence MGVTTGTETDVHTMRTMISPGRYVQGKGAIHRVGEFLAQLGSSPLFVADDLVWGFVGHDIEASLRKANLPLRRETFNGIASSREVTRLVDVIQQVGADVVVAVGGGSTIDAVKAAGFLAGTRWANCPTVASTDAPCSALAVIYTDDGAFEEYRFFPRNPDLVLVDSQVVANAPASFLIAGVGDALATWLEARATAQSHAKTMAGGLPTLTGTALAKLSWDILWENALPAIDAVRDHQVTPAVEKLIEANTLLSGLGFESGGLAAAHAIHNGLTAVDATHGLAHGQKVNIGSLAQLVLEGAPTSEIRDFIEFTTRVGLPTTLVEVGLDPDDTDSLRTVADASTVAGETIHSMPFDVAADDVVGALAALDRFAARVREDAKLPGPAPYQAPHHGAGR, from the coding sequence CGGGACGGAGACCGACGTGCACACCATGCGAACAATGATCAGCCCAGGCCGTTATGTGCAGGGAAAAGGAGCCATCCACCGGGTGGGCGAATTCCTCGCACAGCTCGGCTCATCGCCACTCTTCGTGGCTGACGACCTCGTATGGGGATTCGTAGGGCACGATATCGAGGCATCGCTGCGGAAAGCGAATCTGCCGCTGCGGCGCGAGACATTCAACGGAATAGCCAGCTCCCGCGAGGTGACCCGCCTCGTCGACGTCATCCAGCAGGTCGGCGCGGACGTCGTCGTGGCGGTGGGCGGGGGGAGCACCATCGACGCGGTCAAGGCCGCGGGTTTTCTGGCGGGCACCCGCTGGGCGAACTGCCCGACGGTCGCGTCGACGGACGCACCGTGCAGCGCGCTGGCCGTCATCTACACGGACGACGGTGCATTCGAGGAATACCGATTCTTTCCCCGCAACCCGGATCTCGTATTGGTCGATTCCCAGGTGGTCGCGAACGCACCCGCGTCCTTCCTCATCGCCGGTGTGGGCGACGCGTTGGCGACCTGGCTCGAAGCCCGTGCGACCGCGCAATCCCATGCGAAGACGATGGCCGGTGGCCTGCCCACCCTCACCGGAACCGCGTTGGCGAAACTGAGCTGGGACATTCTCTGGGAGAACGCCCTGCCCGCCATCGACGCGGTCCGGGACCATCAGGTGACCCCGGCGGTGGAAAAGCTCATCGAGGCGAACACATTGCTGTCCGGGCTCGGCTTCGAGTCGGGCGGACTCGCCGCCGCCCACGCGATTCACAATGGGCTCACGGCCGTCGACGCGACGCACGGACTCGCCCACGGCCAGAAAGTCAACATCGGCTCCTTGGCGCAGTTGGTGCTCGAAGGCGCTCCGACCAGTGAAATCCGTGATTTCATCGAGTTCACCACACGAGTGGGGCTGCCGACGACCCTCGTCGAAGTGGGCCTCGACCCGGATGACACGGACTCACTGCGCACCGTCGCCGACGCGTCCACCGTGGCGGGAGAGACCATCCACTCGATGCCGTTCGACGTCGCCGCCGATGACGTCGTCGGCGCGCTGGCCGCCCTGGACCGGTTCGCCGCCCGGGTCCGCGAGGACGCGAAGCTGCCGGGCCCGGCCCCGTACCAGGCGCCCCACCACGGGGCCGGTCGATGA